The following coding sequences lie in one Leishmania panamensis strain MHOM/PA/94/PSC-1 chromosome 19 sequence genomic window:
- a CDS encoding dynein light chain, putative (TriTrypDB/GeneDB-style sysID: LpmP.19.0830), whose translation MSGTKVLIKESAMPVDMQQDCADCAAHALFTLKLHEQTELAQFIKKELDIKYGGQWHCIVGHSFGSCVGHDEAFFVYFEINSIFFSMWRMNKTLEAKQVSIDNAGRIVQATT comes from the coding sequence ATGTCTGGAACGAAGGTCCTCATCAAAGAGTCCGCCATGCCGGTGGATATGCAACAAGACTGCGCCGACtgcgccgcacacgcgctctTCACCTTGAAGCTACACGAACAAACCGAACTCGCTCAGTTCATCAAGAAGGAGCTGGATATCAAGTACGGCGGGCAGTGGCACTGCATCGTCGGACACTCTTTTGGTTCCTGCGTCGGCCATGATGAGGCGTTCTTCGTGTACTTTGAGATCAACAGCATCTTCTTTAGCATGTGGAGGATGAACAAGACGCTCGAAGCGAAGCAGGTGTCGATCGACAATGCAGGGCGCATTGTGCAGGCTACCACCTAG
- a CDS encoding peptidyl-prolyl cis-trans isomerase, macrophage infectivity potentiator precursor, putative (TriTrypDB/GeneDB-style sysID: LpmP.19.0840), translated as MNRFSTMRCVFAAVATLLLLLLTLCVVSVEASYWSNEVNRVRTYTAFNYMARMAKQPNVSALPSGVLFTIERRGFGDRAPALEDKCEMHYTIHQRFPDIVESTRHNPYPVCRSPSQLISGMAEAMQLMREGDRWHLYVPYQLAYGMEGCKEKKVAPMSSVRVEIELYKCKSPSGKTSTEIDAYLAQFIKSPMPVKTEPLDYADL; from the coding sequence ATGAATCGCTTCTCCACTATGCGCTGCGTGTTCGCGGCTGtggccacgctgctgctgctgttgctcacACTCTGCGTGGTAAGCGTCGAGGCCAGCTACTGGTCTAATGAAGTGAACCGCGTGCGCACCTACACAGCGTTCAACTACATGGCGCGCATGGCAAAGCAGCCGAACGTGTCTGCACTGCCGTCTGGGGTCCTGTTTACTATCGAGCGTCGAGGTTTTGGCGACCGTGCCCCGGCGCTGGAGGACAAATGCGAGATGCACTACACAATCCACCAGCGCTTCCCCGACATTGTGGAGAGCACACGCCACAACCCCTACCCGGTGTGCcgctcgccgtcgcagctgaTCTCTGGCATGGCCGAGGCGATGCAGCTGATGCGCGAAGGCGATCGGTGGCACCTCTACGTGCCCTATCAGCTCGCCTACGGCATGGAGGGCTGcaaggagaaaaaagtggCGCCCATGTCtagcgtgcgtgtggagaTAGAACTGTACAAGTGCAAGTCGCCCAGTGGTAAGACGAGCACTGAAATTGACGCGTACCTCGCCCAGTTCATCAAATCACCGATGCCGGTCAAGACAGAGCCTCTCGATTACGCTGATTTGTAA
- a CDS encoding hypothetical protein (TriTrypDB/GeneDB-style sysID: LpmP.19.0850): MPSNRRKNKQRWMQAPLLDWREEVPETNNLGDSNGSATSHSVASNELSAPHNTCGREGRAASLVSSPKQMKRTASSLAGGDADEDMANGGGVNANGVTSASPAPSHSSMSSPSESETSPAPGLLTVTNVATATTEMERDIAACASCDRARLPLLNGDEDAERDDAVIAEAIATAGIPATDDAGELFYVELDPESHVMTGVLPEMQRLHVRLTQLVRVLRRRVARLCVLRERARLNGDDVSEVVPASPLLPKHTSAFTTASSVPSCVYRQRDTMTSSSALHNSSSNTQGYAAAGSLPSAEGTLGDVDAIRTSVDSHQSPRQPNPMQDPGGVMSSPRNSIINSRLASARHYTQQQMLDNDSEWCDAGTLRSSRSTTAQSTPSLQPCLPPPSLQFFEEDELDDDGRTSLLTCSSMAARRSYAARFRPESMPPSVQTTPNMLPASTTPYARSDNGGMLSLPPSTSTVGRISLQQQQQQQQLTSPTKPLSVTPTAFGSTTPQLEGSPLLPTPTPAAPESGLSSSTVTPPIMVDDTPPQETWTPLPAGAPRPPPLTEDEKKELRRLSWHVAKLYSRRGLLLQQADRLLCRHAQQHERWEGNEERRGCYRCRRLFSYLTRRHHCRRCGRLCCAECSRYVGKKQDTSYVAAPQDSARAAVGVEHRVIIKSEYTAHIIADDRHELVEERFDEHTYPRRGYGGTGDSPHLQPEQEAEVQDTAPVLDDDDRQLCNPSLEHTADAVDQLHGRPRQHKWVRVCAPCYQNCLRARRNNVLQQLKSANLCILDDGFYYYHVMTTEELCRLSTALNKPDSFKKQVELMSHVVVERSADYVAAAPGYSAHTLTAAAQHTPDVLRTLGSIGVYAFRSARQTANDYVGGYFTASRTILPDNHVGTVAAEHPLSVGHEADVDSTDNVNDDARSEASLVSVEDACNDMQPSLKGGTEDTTDKKTDADSRTDGTCIDDPIDVQT, encoded by the coding sequence ATGCCTTCCAACCGACGCAAGAATAAACAGCGGTGGATGCAAGCGCCTCTGCTGGACTGGCGAGAAGAGGTACCAGAAACCAACAACCTCGGCGATAGCAACGGCAGTGCAACCAGCCACAGCGTTGCATCGAATGAGCTCTCGGCACCGCACAACACATGCGGACGAGAGGGGCGAGCGGCTAGCCTTGTCTCCTCACCGAAGCAGATGAAGCGCACCGCTTCGTCGCTTGCCGGAGGAGATGCTGACGAGGACATggccaacggcggcggcgtcaacGCCAACGGGGTGACGAGCGCATCGCCTGCGCCATCGCATTCCTCCATGTCGTCGCCCAGCGAATCAGAAACGTCTCCTGCGCCGGGTCTTCTGACGGTGACAAACGTGGCCACTGCGACAACGGAGATGGAAAGGGACATTGCGGCTTGCGCGTCGTGTGATAGGGCAAGATTGCCGCTCCTCaacggcgacgaggacgcgGAGCGCGACGACGCGGTCATCGCCGAGGCCATCGCCACAGCTGGGATCCCTGCTACCGACGACGCGGGGGAACTTTTCTACGTCGAGCTCGACCCCGAATCGCACGTGATGACCGGCGTTCTGCCTGAGATGCAGCGACTGCATGTGCGGCTGACACAGCTGGTACGCGttctgcggcgccgcgtcgcgcgcctgtgtgtgctgcgcgagcgtgCTCGGCTGAACGGGGATGATGTCAGCGAGGTGGTACCGGCGTCCCCACTTCTGCCAAAGCATACGTCTGCATTTAcaaccgcctcctccgtACCATCCTGCGTGTATCGCCAGAGGGACACCAtgaccagcagcagtgctctGCACAATAGCAGTAGCAACACTCAAGgctacgccgctgccggttcCTTGCCCAGCGCCGAAGGCACCCTCGGCGACGTAGATGCGATCAGGACGAGCGTAGACAGCCATCAGTCACCGCGACAGCCAAACCCGATGCAGGACCCAGGTGGCGTCATGTCCTCACCACGCAATAGCATCATCAACAGCCGCCTCGCAAGCGCGCGGCActacacgcagcagcagatgctcGACAACGACTCAGAATGGTGCGACGCAGGCACCCTTCGCTCCTCCCGCTCCACCACGGCCCAGAGCACTCCGTCCCTGCAGCCGtgcctgccgccgccgtcgctgcagttCTTTGAGGAGGACGAGCTCGATGACGACGGACGAACGAGCCTACTCACGTGCAGCTCGATGGCGGCTCGGCGATCGTACGCGGCGCGCTTTCGGCCCGAATCGATGCCGCCTTCGGTGCAGACGACGCCGAACATGCTTCCTGCCAGCACCACCCCCTACGCCCGCAGCGACAACGGAGGTATGCtctcgctgccaccgtcaACCTCAACGGTTGGCCGCATATCGctccagcaacagcagcagcagcagcagctcacgtCGCCCACAAAGCCTCTCTCGGTAACGCCGACTGCGTTCGGCTCGACCACGCCGCAGCTAGAAGGATCCCCGCTGTTGCCGACCCCCACACCAGCTGCACCTGAATCGGGGCTCTCCTCGTCAACCGTTACGCCGCCGATCATGGTGGATGACACGCCACCGCAGGAGACATGGACGCCCCTCCCCGCGGGCGCTCCGCGCCCACCCCCCCTCACggaagacgagaagaaggagctgcgccgactGAGTTGGCACGTCGCGAAGCTGTAcagccgccgcggcctcttgctgcagcaggcagaccgcctcctctgccgccacgcTCAACAGCACGAGCGGTGGGAAGGCAACGAAGAGCGCCGTGGGTGCTACCGCTGTCGGCGACTCTTCTCGTACCTCAcccgtcgccaccactgccgccgctgcggtcgcTTGTGTTGCGCCGAGTGCAGCCGATATGTTGGAAAGAAGCAGGACACGTCTTACGTGGCGGCGCCACAGGATTCGGCGCGCGCCGCAGTCGGCGTGGAGCACCGGGTGATCATTAAGTCCGAGTACACCGCCCACATCATTGCCGATGACAGACATGAActggtggaggagcgcttcGACGAGCATACGTACCCGCGTCGCGGCTACGGCGGCACAGGTGACTCGCCCCACTTGCAACCGGAGcaagaggcggaggtgcaAGACACTGCTCCGGTGCtggacgacgacgatagGCAGCTGTGCAACCCGTCCTTGGAACACACTGCGGACGCGGTCGACCAACTTCATGGTCGCCCGAGGCAGCACAAGTGGGTCCGCGTCTGCGCGCCATGCTACCAAAACTGCCTACGTGCGCGGCGCAAcaacgtgctgcagcagctgaaaaGTGCCAACCTGTGCATCCTCGATGACGGCTTCTACTACTATCACGTGATGACCACCGAGGAGCTGTGTCGGCTTTCCACCGCCCTGAACAAGCCCGACTCTTTCAAGAAGCAGGTGGAGCTGATGTCGCACGTCGTGGTAGAGCGCTCCGCCGACTAcgtcgcagcggcgccagggTACAGTGCGCATAccctcaccgcagcggcgcagcacacacccgACGTCCTGCGGACGCTTGGCAGCATCGGCGTCTACGCCTTCCGCTCCGCACGGCAGACAGCCAACGACTACGTTGGTGGCTACTTCACCGCGAGTCGGACCATACTGCCCGACAACCATGTCGGCACAGTGGCGGCAGAGCACCCCCTCTCAGTCGGCCACGAGGCAGATGTCGACAGCACAGACAATGTTAACGATGATGCGCGCAGCGAGGCATCTCTGGTGTCTGTAGAGGACGCGTGCAACGATATGCAGCCCTCGCTGAAGGGCGGCACGGAGGATACGACAGACAAGAAGACGGACGCGGATTCTCGGACAGATGGCACCTGCATTGACGACCCCATCGATGTACAGACCTAG